A stretch of the Arachis stenosperma cultivar V10309 chromosome 6, arast.V10309.gnm1.PFL2, whole genome shotgun sequence genome encodes the following:
- the LOC130934756 gene encoding uncharacterized protein LOC130934756: MNEEKNDTNRRKAETEEKRAEDQKLKVTFECGDSILFRTQRVNTLSDLKSLILSKFGGTEVREIGRVTYRLLAPMGNGVFRFRLFRFQGDEHVQLMFDIHGRIMVEQVMELSAEVGHRGRGGSSDDDYVADSADSDSFDGGDEDEFVPETPVQTVTRHVLPLPHSIPSLSAVPSHYHSLDLDAMHERTPFSDTGEEDYNLDDGVEFRVGYRSAEYRMIESDQLKYHVQCCQADNGCQWSLRVAFRQNLRYWEVLRVGGAHSCVAPIMSQDHRHLDSSMIYRVILPLIQSNSSVSIPVLQGAVQASYHFKPSYRKVWMEKQKAITQIYGDLKESYTKVPKLLQALQNCFL, translated from the exons ATGAATGAGGAGAAGAATGACACAAATAGAAGAAAGGCTGAAACAGAAGAGAAGAGAGCAGAAGAtcaaaaattaaa GGTGACATTTGAGTGTGGGGATTCGATATTGTTTCGCACTCAGCGTGTGAATACGTTGTCGGATTtgaagagtttgatattgagcaaGTTCGGTGGTACAGAAGTGAGGGAGATCGGAAGGGTGACGTATAGGTTGCTGGCACCCATGGGTAACGGAGTCTTCCGATTTCGACTATTCCGATTTCAGGGGGACGAGCATGTACAACTGATGTTTGACATTCATGGGAGGATCATGGTGGAGCAGGTAATGGAGCTCTCCGCCGAGGTGGGACATAGAGGTCGCGGTGGTTCC TCAGACGATGATTACGTGGCGGACAGTGCGGACAGTGATTCGTTTGATGGTGGAGATGAGGATGAGTTTGTTCCGGAGACACCTGTCCAGACTGTGACGCGCCATGTCTTGCCTCTACCTCACTCAATTCCGTCGCTATCGGCAGTGCCAAGTCACTATCATAGTCTGGATCTGGACGCCATGCATGAGAGGACTCCGTTTTCTGACACGGGAGAAGAGGATTATAACCTAGACGACGGGGTAGAGTTTCGGGTCGGCTACAG GAGTGCGGAGTACCGGATGATCGAATCGGACCAGTTAAAGTACCATGTGCAGTGCTGTCAAGCTGACAATGGATGTCAATGGAGCCTTCGTGTGGCGTTTCGGCAGAATCTCAGATACTG GGAGGTTCTGAGGGTTGGTGGAGCGCACAGTTGTGTAGCACCCATCATGTCTCAAGACCATCGTCATTTAGACAGCAGTATGATCTACAGGGTCATATTGCCGTTGATTCAGTCCAACTCCTCTGTGAGTATTCCGGTTTTGCAAGGTGCGGTCCAAGCAAGCTATCACTTCAAACCATCCTACAGAAAAGTGTGGATGGAAAAGCAGAAGGCAATTACACAAATATATGGGGATTTGAAAGAGTCGTACACTAAGGTGCCCAAGCTGCTTCAGGCACTGCAGAACTGTTTTCTTTGA